A stretch of the Bacillus anthracis str. Vollum genome encodes the following:
- a CDS encoding CitMHS family transporter codes for MLALLGFAMVFVFMFLIMKKRMSALVALILIPITFALIGGFYADMGPMMLEGIQKLAPTGIMLMFAILYFGIMIDSGLFDPVISRILKFVKGDPLKIVVGTAILTIIVSLDGDGTTTYMITVSAMYPLYKRLGMNPLILAGVVMLGAGVTNLTPWGGPTARVMSALGLDASELFTPLIPGMIAGALWVVFVAYYLGKKERKRLGIMDVQYLKQMQTTDEQAATVEAAVHKRPKLLWINFLLTATLLVCLILEVMPLPVLFTIAFAIAVMLNYPNLEQQKERIASHAGNVLAVVSLVFAAGIFTGILSGTKMVDAMAKSVVTLIPDALGPQLPIITALLSMPFTFFMSNDAFYFGVLPILTKAAATYGISAAEMGRASLLRQPVHLLSPLVASTYLLVGMAKVDFGEHQRFTLLWAVGTTMVMLITGILIGVIPI; via the coding sequence ATGTTAGCACTACTTGGATTTGCAATGGTATTTGTCTTTATGTTTTTAATTATGAAAAAACGTATGTCAGCACTAGTAGCATTAATATTAATTCCAATTACTTTCGCTTTAATTGGAGGATTTTATGCAGACATGGGGCCTATGATGTTAGAGGGAATTCAAAAACTAGCACCTACTGGTATTATGCTTATGTTTGCTATTTTATATTTTGGAATTATGATTGATAGCGGTTTATTCGATCCTGTCATTAGTAGGATTTTGAAATTTGTAAAAGGAGATCCTTTAAAAATTGTTGTTGGCACAGCAATTCTTACTATTATCGTTTCATTAGATGGGGATGGAACGACAACGTATATGATTACTGTTTCCGCAATGTACCCACTGTATAAACGCCTTGGAATGAATCCACTTATATTAGCCGGTGTTGTTATGTTAGGTGCAGGGGTGACAAATCTTACACCGTGGGGTGGACCGACAGCTCGGGTTATGAGTGCACTTGGACTAGACGCATCAGAGCTCTTTACACCACTTATACCAGGAATGATTGCTGGTGCACTTTGGGTAGTTTTCGTTGCTTACTATCTTGGGAAAAAAGAGAGAAAACGTTTAGGAATTATGGATGTACAATATTTAAAACAAATGCAAACAACAGATGAGCAAGCTGCAACAGTAGAAGCTGCTGTTCATAAACGCCCTAAACTTCTATGGATTAACTTTTTATTAACTGCTACCTTACTTGTATGTCTTATACTAGAAGTTATGCCGTTACCTGTTTTATTTACAATCGCTTTCGCTATTGCTGTTATGCTTAACTATCCGAACTTAGAACAACAGAAAGAGCGTATTGCTTCTCATGCTGGAAACGTATTGGCGGTTGTTTCTCTCGTATTTGCCGCTGGGATTTTCACTGGGATTTTATCAGGAACAAAAATGGTAGATGCAATGGCTAAAAGTGTAGTAACTCTTATACCAGACGCTCTTGGCCCACAACTACCAATTATTACAGCTCTTCTTAGTATGCCATTCACATTTTTCATGTCCAATGATGCATTTTACTTCGGAGTATTACCTATTTTGACAAAAGCTGCTGCTACTTATGGAATTAGTGCAGCTGAAATGGGACGCGCTTCCTTACTGAGACAACCTGTTCACTTATTAAGCCCTCTTGTTGCATCCACTTATTTATTAGTCGGAATGGCCAAAGTTGATTTTGGTGAACATCAACGTTTTACTTTATTGTGGGCAGTTGGAACGACAATGGTCATGTTGATTACTGGAATTTTAATTGGGGTTATTCCAATATAA
- a CDS encoding nitrous oxide reductase accessory protein NosL, whose protein sequence is MRTKYVMFAICLFFVFTIVGCGKKQAEAVAIDEKHDKCDICQIGVMDNQFATEIILENGKALKFDDIGCMYKWMEINPGEKTKEKFVRDYDSKDWISLEDATYVYDKTITTPMAYNVISFKNKKDAENFVSNYKGKVLSYKELAEHKWEMNKEMMGNQKKGNHGGHH, encoded by the coding sequence ATGAGAACAAAGTATGTGATGTTTGCTATATGCTTATTCTTTGTCTTTACAATTGTAGGATGTGGTAAGAAACAAGCAGAGGCAGTGGCAATTGATGAGAAACATGATAAGTGTGATATTTGCCAAATTGGAGTAATGGATAATCAATTTGCAACGGAAATTATTTTAGAAAATGGAAAAGCATTAAAGTTTGATGATATCGGTTGTATGTATAAATGGATGGAGATTAATCCAGGCGAAAAGACGAAAGAAAAATTTGTTCGAGATTATGATTCGAAAGATTGGATTTCGTTAGAAGACGCTACTTACGTATATGATAAAACAATTACAACACCAATGGCTTATAATGTCATTTCATTTAAAAACAAAAAAGATGCAGAGAACTTTGTATCTAACTATAAGGGGAAAGTTCTTTCGTATAAAGAGCTAGCAGAGCATAAATGGGAAATGAATAAAGAAATGATGGGGAACCAGAAAAAGGGAAATCACGGCGGGCATCATTAA
- a CDS encoding ankyrin repeat domain-containing protein produces the protein MYSRRVIVCDGGMVKKTLSFIGAVVVRKQKILLCMLLGLLMTVVACDKQEEPESKPVHVKNEKKQEKHKEKEESKEEKSINLMDKQLLLSATLGDTETAMKLIQDGANINVEGDNGETPVLAATYQNHVETVKALIGAGANIEIKDEKQSNPLLYASREGYTDIVKVLINAGVNTKETTKLGGTALISASERGHVEVVKELLEHTDIDVNYKNARGGTALVEAIVLGNGSENHKKVIQMLIDHGADVSMANKENITPLQFAEKRGFKDIANMLRAAGANEVVEPQQPVE, from the coding sequence ATGTACTCAAGAAGAGTTATTGTATGTGATGGAGGAATGGTTAAGAAAACATTATCTTTCATAGGAGCTGTAGTTGTGAGAAAACAAAAAATTTTATTATGTATGTTATTAGGACTTTTAATGACGGTAGTGGCTTGCGATAAGCAAGAAGAGCCAGAATCGAAACCGGTTCATGTGAAAAACGAAAAGAAACAAGAGAAGCATAAAGAAAAGGAAGAATCTAAAGAAGAAAAAAGTATAAATTTAATGGACAAACAGTTGCTACTTTCTGCCACTCTTGGAGACACAGAAACAGCTATGAAGTTGATTCAAGATGGAGCGAATATAAACGTAGAAGGTGACAACGGAGAAACACCCGTCCTTGCAGCAACGTACCAAAATCATGTAGAGACAGTTAAAGCATTAATTGGTGCAGGTGCTAATATTGAAATTAAAGATGAGAAACAAAGTAATCCACTTCTTTATGCAAGTAGAGAAGGATATACAGATATTGTAAAGGTACTAATTAATGCAGGAGTTAATACGAAAGAAACGACTAAGTTAGGTGGAACAGCACTTATTTCTGCATCTGAGCGTGGTCATGTAGAGGTCGTAAAAGAATTGTTAGAGCATACAGATATTGATGTCAATTATAAAAATGCTCGTGGTGGAACAGCTTTAGTAGAAGCAATTGTATTAGGAAATGGTAGTGAAAATCACAAGAAAGTAATTCAAATGCTTATTGACCACGGGGCAGATGTAAGTATGGCCAATAAGGAAAATATTACGCCACTGCAATTTGCTGAAAAAAGAGGTTTTAAAGATATTGCAAATATGTTGAGGGCAGCTGGAGCGAATGAAGTAGTAGAGCCACAACAACCAGTAGAATAA